The Mytilus galloprovincialis chromosome 4, xbMytGall1.hap1.1, whole genome shotgun sequence genome contains a region encoding:
- the LOC143071657 gene encoding uncharacterized protein LOC143071657 isoform X2, translating to MDFSVTVSGNASTLIIEEEYIAINEKETQRQIIYENILRLENGSGGRRTSRLYYIQDYPFPDYRLTKEYVDIGADEETHVQLQKSISEKIKIATARPRKLAVFVNPIGGQRRGKQICDEVVVPILTLAGIEVNVTVSEKSGHGKEFAETYDFKSVDGLVILGGDGTISEIFNALMRKTQSSAGLDLNDHNTTLQKMELTIGIIPAAVPFYYMFLKSIREINVDITYEFLDGILHHSKEDNIDCQVKQKKRLINVMAFTYDLDFEDYTKEKQREKNDQFDLLDYTPCSRFDLIKHFYNLVNLTKEHLDSVNFITHNKVTSFNLEVTEDNNPSEQEQNLRYNIDGEIYSIKTPNLFVKLHPRCYNVYSSYTGPLRWS from the exons ATGGATTTTAGTGTAACCGTTTCTGGCAATGCGTCGACTTTAATAATTGAGGAGGAATACATTGCAATTAATGAGAAGGAAACACAAA GACAAATCATCTACGAAAACATCTTAAGGCTAGAGAATGGTAGTGGTGGCAGGAGAACATCAAGACTTTATTACATACAGGATTATCCATTCCCTGATTATAGATTAACCAAAGAATATGTCGACATTGGTGCAGATGAGGAAACACATGTACAGCTTCAAAAAAGCAtatcagaaaaaattaaaatag CAACTGCGAGGCCAAGAAAATTAGCCGTTTTTGTCAACCCTATAGGCGGACAAAGGAGAGGTAAACAGATATGTGATGAAGTAGTGGTGCCTATTTTAACACTAGCAGGGATAGAGGTAAATGTTACAG TGTCTGAGAAATCTGGACATGGAAAAGAGTTTGCAGAAACATACGATTTTAAATCTGTCGATGG GTTAGTCATACTTGGCGGAGATGGCACTATATCGGAAATATTCAATGCTTTGATGAGAAAAACCCAGAGCTCTGCTGGTTTAGATTTGAATGACCATAACACCACGTTACAGAAGATGGAATTGACTATTGGCATAATACCTGCAG CCGTTCCATTCTACTACATGTTTTTGAAGAGCATTAGGGAGATCAACGTAGACATCACATATGAATTTTT AGATGGAATACTGCATCATTCAAAGGAAGACAATATTGACTGTCAAG ttAAACAAAAGAAACGTTTAATAAATGTAATGGCATTCACCTATGACCTAGACTTTGAAGACTATACTAAAGAGAAACAGCGGGAGAAGAATGACCAGTTTGATTTACTTGACTATACACCATGTTCAcgatttgatttaataaaacatttctaTAATCTGGTAAATTTGACTAAAGAACAT ctCGACAGCGTTAATTTTATAACTCACAACAAGGTCACATCTTTTAATCTTGAAGTCACAGAGGACAACAATCCATCTGAACAAGAACAAAATCTGCGATATAATATTGATGGTGAAATTTATAGTATAAAAACACCGAACCTTTTTGTTAA GTTACATCCTAGATGTTATAATGTCTACAGCTCGTATACAGGACCCCTGCGATGGTCGTAA
- the LOC143071657 gene encoding ceramide kinase-like protein isoform X1: MDFSVTVSGNASTLIIEEEYIAINEKETQRQIIYENILRLENGSGGRRTSRLYYIQDYPFPDYRLTKEYVDIGADEETHVQLQKSISEKIKIATARPRKLAVFVNPIGGQRRGKQICDEVVVPILTLAGIEVNVTVSEKSGHGKEFAETYDFKSVDGLVILGGDGTISEIFNALMRKTQSSAGLDLNDHNTTLQKMELTIGIIPAGTGNGLVSILHGCKDVLTSTLHIVKGRRKCCNVTGNYNDGDLIGYGVFIAAYGLFVDFADDVHRFRWLRIFRIIAVPFYYMFLKSIREINVDITYEFLDGILHHSKEDNIDCQVKQKKRLINVMAFTYDLDFEDYTKEKQREKNDQFDLLDYTPCSRFDLIKHFYNLVNLTKEHLDSVNFITHNKVTSFNLEVTEDNNPSEQEQNLRYNIDGEIYSIKTPNLFVKLHPRCYNVYSSYTGPLRWS, translated from the exons ATGGATTTTAGTGTAACCGTTTCTGGCAATGCGTCGACTTTAATAATTGAGGAGGAATACATTGCAATTAATGAGAAGGAAACACAAA GACAAATCATCTACGAAAACATCTTAAGGCTAGAGAATGGTAGTGGTGGCAGGAGAACATCAAGACTTTATTACATACAGGATTATCCATTCCCTGATTATAGATTAACCAAAGAATATGTCGACATTGGTGCAGATGAGGAAACACATGTACAGCTTCAAAAAAGCAtatcagaaaaaattaaaatag CAACTGCGAGGCCAAGAAAATTAGCCGTTTTTGTCAACCCTATAGGCGGACAAAGGAGAGGTAAACAGATATGTGATGAAGTAGTGGTGCCTATTTTAACACTAGCAGGGATAGAGGTAAATGTTACAG TGTCTGAGAAATCTGGACATGGAAAAGAGTTTGCAGAAACATACGATTTTAAATCTGTCGATGG GTTAGTCATACTTGGCGGAGATGGCACTATATCGGAAATATTCAATGCTTTGATGAGAAAAACCCAGAGCTCTGCTGGTTTAGATTTGAATGACCATAACACCACGTTACAGAAGATGGAATTGACTATTGGCATAATACCTGCAG GCACAGGTAACGGTTTGGTTAGCATTCTTCATGGGTGTAAAGATGTATTGACATCTACATTACATATTGTCAAAG GTAGGAGAAAATGCTGTAATGTTACTGGAAATTATAACGACGGAGATCTGATTGGTTATGGGGTATTTATAGCTGCATATGGATTATTTGTGGACTTTGCTGATGATGTACACAGATTCCGCTGGCTGAGAATATTTAGGATCATAG CCGTTCCATTCTACTACATGTTTTTGAAGAGCATTAGGGAGATCAACGTAGACATCACATATGAATTTTT AGATGGAATACTGCATCATTCAAAGGAAGACAATATTGACTGTCAAG ttAAACAAAAGAAACGTTTAATAAATGTAATGGCATTCACCTATGACCTAGACTTTGAAGACTATACTAAAGAGAAACAGCGGGAGAAGAATGACCAGTTTGATTTACTTGACTATACACCATGTTCAcgatttgatttaataaaacatttctaTAATCTGGTAAATTTGACTAAAGAACAT ctCGACAGCGTTAATTTTATAACTCACAACAAGGTCACATCTTTTAATCTTGAAGTCACAGAGGACAACAATCCATCTGAACAAGAACAAAATCTGCGATATAATATTGATGGTGAAATTTATAGTATAAAAACACCGAACCTTTTTGTTAA GTTACATCCTAGATGTTATAATGTCTACAGCTCGTATACAGGACCCCTGCGATGGTCGTAA